GCGAGGTGTCTGACAAGAGGTTGATCCTGCACGATGACACTGAAGTCTTCTCTGTCCCAGTTTCTCTCCGCCATGAGCTCATACAGAGATGCCTGTAACAAATCATGCAAGTGACTTCCTGCAGCAAAGTCGCCTTGTCATCTTAGaaaaaaatgttacaaataAAACGTATACAGTCATTTCATTTTGTAGTACTCGAGTAAAGAGCTAGACAGAGAATGACACAAACCTGCAAGGCATGAGTCAGCATGGCTTTTAAAAGTCTGACCTCTCCACCTTGATTTTCTTCCAAACCTGGGCATAACCTTTGAGGGCAAAATGGATTCATCCATAAGAATAAATACATCAGATCATGCATGTGAGCACACACCCCGGCATCTTTGTAAGTAAAAATCATTTTTTCGTGAAAAGCTATAATAAATTATCATGAATATGGAAAGCGTGTACTCGCTGTTAATTATTTGCTAAGCACATACTTTCTTTGGAAAGTGTAGCTCTCTCCATCCCATAACGCAACACTGACCAGAGTCCGCTTCAACTGCAGCACAATCGGACAATCAGACAAAATGAAGAAATCAGGATGATGATAACATGAAGATGAGATAGAAGATATCACGTAAAGCCAACCTGAGCATGCAGCAGCTGTAAAGCAGCGTCCACCTCACCACGCACTGATCTGATAACAGCCTCGACCTGTAAGAACAAGCACAACGTGCGCGGAGACGCCGTGAACCTTTTGCTTTATCTCTCAGCACGCATCACCATGAGCTCTGTTTTTATGGTACGGCTTGCATCATGTCTCCAAAGGTGCTGACTCGACTATCCAAGTAGAAACCAGCATGGACAAAAAGTTCTTGTGAAAGCTGAGCTTGCAGGTTACACGCTAAACTTCATTCAAGTAGGTGTAACTCAATGTCATTTATATTCAGAAGCTTTGAATATTCAGTGTTATGTTTTGATTGTTAAGTCAAATGCATTCTTATCCAATCTCAGAATTGGATTGCCAATTTGATTGACATTATTGCAGAGCTGGGGTCGTCACCTCCTGTTGGTCACGTGCACAGAACTGGTCCACTTGCACAAAAAGAAGTACCAGCTTCCAAGAATGCTGAAATTGAAATAATCAGAGTTTTCAAATGCACATTAGATGAAGTATGCATTGGATTGGATTGGATCTCAAATATACCTGATTGTTCTGGAGATGGAGCGATGCCTCTTCTGCTTGCTCCACTAGTGTGCTACAAGAACATTTCAACTTCAAGCAATTGTCATATGATTTTAAAGAAGCAGGTTTACCTGGCTCCAGTCATATCTGCTTCCTCCAAATAAGTATCAATCAGTGCAGGATTGTACATGCTCATCAATTCTGATAGTGGAGGAAAAGAACCCAAAtgttcatattaaaaaaaaaagtcaagtgtaaTTCGGTACAATGTTCAGTATCAGTGCTAATCTTCTAAGCAAGTAGTTCAAATGGATAAAGGTTGAAAATTCACCTTGAAGTTTTGATACGACAGTGGATAACCCGGTGCTGGAGACAAATAAAATATGCATCAATTAAATaattatgatgaaaaaaaataaataaataaaggtcaCCTGTGCATGTGCAGTCCAATCGAGGCTAAAACCGCAACGTCTGCAGGCTTGACACTGTTTACTATTTAAGAAACAAAATTATTTTAGATTATGCATCAACTACATACACTCCATAATGTGCTCTTGATACCATTCAGTGGAGGTTGCTGAGATTGGAGCATCTGATCACAAGGCAGAccatttactaaaaaaaaaaaaagaatatatatttttatgactgtatatgtttttgtctttctcttTTTAACAGACCTGTTGCCCATGAGGAGAACTTGAGGAAGGTGGCTACAACAAGTAGTGGAATCATCTTCATCAAAAATcccctggttttttttttatatccaaaAATGATTTTTATCGTTCGTCTCTCCTGAAGTCCTTCTTCTGAGTCGACTCTATCAGGCAGTAAGGTGCTAAATGTCTATTATCAGTTGTACCAGACTATAGTCGATGATAGGTATCATAAATACGTCCAAAGGGGGTGGGCCTGACTCTCTTGTTCAAAGGACATCATTGAAGTCAAAGAATTATTTTAAGACTTATTTTAAAAGTGCAACAAAATCTTAACCCCAAAATTAGAGGCAGTTATGTCTACACATCAAATTTAGagtgcattttattttccatattTTTTTGATAACGAGCagtttaaaagtttttttttaattaaaactcATTCAGAAAATAGCTTTAATCTTTAAATGCAAGGGTACATTAGTTTTATTTGTGTACTTATCAGCCAATTTTAAATCGCATGCATGTATTTACTACAGATGTCCACAAGACGGCGACAACACGAAACTCCGTTTCATGAGTCTGCAGAAATTGCGCGTCACATAGTCTGCCaggaacgaagaagaaaatgaaggaGGACGTCAACAAACGCCCTCGTGACTCcttcactcccttttaaacgtcGTTTTTGTTGACATCGAGCATAAAGCAAAATCGATTTGCAACGTTTTAAAAAGCTCACTCAGTCGTATCTCTTCTTTAAATATCTTGCAAGGAAGGTAGGAAATGTTGCACGTCCTTCCCGTTTGTCGTTGCCTGACTCTGTAAACATACaggtaatatatatatttttttatattttgacgTGTCATAACAGAGCTGCTATCGGCTACAATTTAGACCTAACTAGACTCGAATGTTCAAGCTTAAATGTCCTCCTGAATCTTTCATGTTTGCTGGCGTGCTAGCCGTCAAATGCATTATTTTGTCAAAATGATTCAAGCAGCAAAAGTCAGGAAAGTGTTCATatgttcatttaagaaatgtGTCACTCCAAAAAATGCATTAACCATGAATGGCTCGTGTGTCTGTGTTGTTGCATCTTCTCATCTTCTGTTGTTTGATGAAGTGCACAATGGGCCGCATCTTCTTGGACCACATTGGAGGCATTTGCCTGTTCTCCTGTGCCAACTGTGACACTATTCTGACCAATCGAGCCGAGCTGATCTCCACTCGCTTCACTGGAGCTACTGGTCGGGCCTTTTTGTTCAACAAGGTGTTCCCTTGTGGAGGCAGAGCTGCCATCTGATGGTTTTTGGGGGATTCAGCTCTGAAATTGTAGAATGTTTTCTGCTCTCTCCCTAGGTTGTAAATCTACAGCACAGTGAGGTTCAAGACAGGGTCATGTTGACGGGAAGACACATGGTGCGTGACG
This genomic stretch from Syngnathus scovelli strain Florida chromosome 20, RoL_Ssco_1.2, whole genome shotgun sequence harbors:
- the LOC125990286 gene encoding protein yippee-like 5 isoform X2, which gives rise to MGRIFLDHIGGICLFSCANCDTILTNRAELISTRFTGATGRAFLFNKVVNLQHSEVQDRVMLTGRHMVRDVSCKNCNSKLGWMYEFATEESQRYKEGRVILERALVRESEGFEHGPTVNS
- the LOC125990286 gene encoding protein yippee-like 5 isoform X1, translated to MARVSVLLHLLIFCCLMKCTMGRIFLDHIGGICLFSCANCDTILTNRAELISTRFTGATGRAFLFNKVVNLQHSEVQDRVMLTGRHMVRDVSCKNCNSKLGWMYEFATEESQRYKEGRVILERALVRESEGFEHGPTVNS